A single region of the Anaerolineae bacterium genome encodes:
- a CDS encoding AAA family ATPase has product MKRIIESKLRQWKNKTHRKPLLLQGARQVGKTYVLIKFARNHFSHTHYFDLEASKVDLATIFNDSPLDPKQLIDKLSFVSGKSINTETDILILDEIQAIPRAITALRYFYENMSRLAVAAAGSNLGVAHSDEPFPIGKVESVHMYPMNFEEYLAGTDEEMALMFLMNFRGGKIDDIYHRRLFDLLKGYFVTGGMPEVISQYCANKDTPLEAFRNVRQLQKQLILHYNNDFSKYAGSTNSRHIERVFRAIPLQLSNTQDKKSKKFKFKDVISKGYRSYEHLADPVEWLIKAGLALKVNTNLHPSIPLMAGAKENSFKLFLFDIGLLGAMINLNPASIMRYDYGSYKGYFAENFVMQELCAYGFNEIVTWSGRSSEIEFVLEVNGNIIPVEVKAGFNTKAKSLQAFITKYHPAYAIKFTGNKFGCDNQKRIFNYPLYMISKFPELSK; this is encoded by the coding sequence ATGAAAAGGATAATTGAATCAAAATTGCGCCAATGGAAAAACAAAACACACCGAAAACCCCTCCTTCTGCAAGGGGCAAGACAAGTCGGGAAAACATATGTTCTTATAAAATTTGCCAGAAACCATTTTAGTCACACACACTATTTTGACCTTGAAGCATCAAAAGTCGATCTTGCCACTATTTTTAATGATTCGCCCTTAGACCCGAAGCAGTTAATCGACAAATTGAGCTTTGTTTCCGGAAAGTCGATTAATACTGAAACGGATATCTTGATCCTTGATGAAATACAGGCAATTCCCAGGGCCATAACCGCCCTGAGGTACTTCTACGAGAATATGAGCAGGCTGGCGGTTGCAGCCGCCGGTTCAAATCTGGGCGTTGCGCATAGTGATGAACCGTTTCCCATCGGAAAGGTTGAAAGTGTTCATATGTATCCAATGAATTTTGAAGAATATCTTGCCGGAACAGACGAAGAAATGGCGCTGATGTTTTTAATGAATTTCAGAGGCGGAAAGATCGACGATATTTATCACAGACGTCTTTTTGACTTGCTGAAAGGGTATTTCGTTACGGGAGGGATGCCTGAAGTCATCAGTCAATACTGTGCCAATAAGGATACGCCGCTTGAAGCATTCAGGAACGTTAGGCAACTCCAGAAGCAGCTCATTCTTCATTATAATAACGATTTTTCGAAGTATGCAGGGAGTACGAATTCCCGTCATATTGAGCGCGTATTCAGGGCGATACCTCTTCAACTGTCAAATACACAGGACAAAAAATCAAAGAAATTCAAATTCAAGGACGTCATTTCCAAAGGATATAGAAGCTATGAGCACCTTGCAGATCCCGTAGAGTGGTTGATCAAGGCGGGACTTGCATTAAAAGTCAATACAAATTTACATCCGTCCATACCGCTTATGGCCGGTGCAAAGGAAAACAGCTTCAAACTCTTCTTGTTTGACATCGGCTTGCTTGGCGCCATGATTAACCTAAATCCGGCAAGCATTATGCGTTATGATTATGGTTCTTACAAGGGTTACTTTGCTGAAAACTTTGTAATGCAGGAGTTATGCGCATACGGTTTCAATGAAATCGTCACCTGGTCAGGCAGGAGTTCTGAAATAGAATTTGTGCTCGAAGTGAACGGAAACATCATCCCGGTGGAGGTAAAAGCCGGGTTTAACACCAAAGCCAAAAGTTTGCAGGCGTTTATAACCAAATATCATCCGGCTTACGCCATAAAATTTACCGGAAATAAATTCGGCTGTGACAATCAAAAACGTATATTTAATTATCCATTGTATATGATTTCAAAATTTCCAGAACTTTCAAAATAA
- a CDS encoding histidine phosphatase family protein produces the protein MMKKIMVEKIYLMRHGLTESNKKKIYAGGSMEGLCDKGMEKLFDVAEKLEGFQIEKIISSPVRRAVQSAVIINSFLNLNIEIEDKFKEIQMGPWEGLSEDEVIKEYPEEWKIWNTKPSELRINDRETLAELQFRAVDGIKRLSDKAESFVLLVVTHTAVIRVLYLYYNEMPLDEYRKIDVPNNSIFLLDNKHISQVHLK, from the coding sequence ATGATGAAAAAAATAATGGTTGAGAAGATATATTTGATGCGTCATGGATTGACAGAGTCCAATAAGAAGAAGATCTATGCAGGCGGCAGTATGGAAGGGTTATGTGATAAGGGTATGGAAAAGTTATTTGATGTGGCAGAAAAACTTGAGGGATTTCAGATAGAAAAGATTATTTCGAGTCCTGTGCGCAGGGCTGTTCAGAGTGCTGTGATAATAAACAGTTTCTTAAACTTGAATATTGAGATAGAGGATAAGTTTAAAGAGATCCAGATGGGACCGTGGGAGGGACTTTCTGAGGATGAGGTTATTAAAGAGTATCCGGAAGAGTGGAAAATATGGAATACAAAGCCTTCAGAGCTCAGGATAAATGATAGAGAGACTCTGGCAGAGCTTCAGTTCAGGGCTGTAGATGGGATTAAGAGGCTGTCTGATAAGGCCGAAAGCTTTGTTCTTCTTGTTGTTACTCATACTGCTGTAATACGAGTGCTGTATCTTTATTATAATGAGATGCCCCTTGATGAGTACAGGAAAATTGATGTCCCGAATAATTCAATATTTCTTCTTGATAATAAACATATATCGCAAGTTCATCTGAAGTGA